The Francisella hispaniensis FSC454 genome includes the window ACTCTGGAATATTATATTTATACCAATCTCGTGTTGAGGCAATTACTTCAACATCTTGTGGACGTAGTCCGATCTCTTCATATAGCTCACGATACATCGCCTGTAATGGTGTTTCTCCAACAGCTACACCACCTTGAGGAAACTGCCAAGATGTTCTATTTCTTCTCTGACCCCAAAATACTCTATTTTGCTTATTAAGTAAAACTATCGCTACATTTGCCCGATACCCACTTTTATCTATCATTATTCAAAGAAAACTTTCTTCTACCTAGTTATTTATTCTAAACTAATTCTTCTTAGTTTTATATTGCATTTATAAAAGATAATAAAAAATAGCCAAAAGTTGTATTTTATATTGCATATCGGCTATTATGAGCTTAAACAATTAGTTAGCAAAATTAGTAGTAATGAAAAAATTAATAACAGATTTACGAAACTTACCAAATAAGCTTATTTATAGCATAATTGTGTTATTTTCTCTATTTATTGTTATTTATACTTACTTCATTTTATCTTGGAGTATTGGTATGGATACAGAGCTTGCAACCTATGGTTTAGGTAATAGTGAGTATTTATATCCATTACACACCCAGTACTTTCTTTTAGATAGACCTATCTTAGCAATCATAACTTATGCTTTAGGACAAGTCGCTATTCCATATTTTACTTTACTGATAAGTATGTCTTTACTATTTGTATCTGCAATTATTTGGATTGTTATTCTCACTAAGAAAAATTTCTCAATAATCGAAACTTTAGTTTTTTGTAGTTTTTATCTTATTTCGCCTATTTACATATTTCAGTTTAATTTTGTTAATCAAGCAATTGGTATCGGTATAGGATTTGTATTAGCTAGCTTAGCTATATATCATTTCTCACTCATACTTAATCATGACTGTGAGAAATTTAAGAGTTATATAGCGTGCATAGTCTATTTATTTTTATCAATTGGAATATATCAGTCATTTATAATACTTTTTGCTGAAGGAGTTATTTTCTTACTAATCCTAGAACAACTCAAAAATATAAGATTTTGCTTAAAAGATATAATATATATTTTAACAAAAATTTCATTTGTCTCTTTTGCTGCACTTATTGGCTATCTCTTGATATCTAAGCTAATCTATATTTTTATCGGAGAGTCTCATTATTTAGCTAATGTTTACGAAGGCTGGCATAGTAATAGCTTTTTGGAAGTCATAAAACACTTATTAGTCTACTTTGCTAATATATTAATATCTCCTCTTAGTTTTACATATGTATTAGCATGGCTATTACTTATATGTTTTATTAGAAAATTTTCTTTGATTATAATACTAGCGTTATTAGGATGTTTAGCATTACCATTCGCTTTCGCGATCTTTTTGGGTGCGCCAATACCTCTAAGGATACTATTTCCAATACCTCTGAGTATTGCTATAGTCATGTTATTAATCTTTAGAGCGACTTCTAAAAAGAAGCTACTTATCGCTATAGTTTGTTTATGTTTATTTGTAAATTTCAAACAAATCTGTCAACTAACATATAGCCAAAATATGGTGCAAAAATATAATGAGTATAATCTAGAATATATATACTCTATTCTGCATGATAAATTTGGTAATAACCTCTATCACACTCCAGTTGTTTTTATCGCTAGCCCAAAAGCTGATGATAGTTTTTATATAAAACATATTTATTCTGAGCCTTTTTACTTTAACAGTGATGAAGATTTTCTAAGTAATATTTTTCCAGATAAGATGTGGCAGACAAGCAGCATAAATCATCGCGTATATTATTTTATGCAATGGCTTGGCTTATTCTATAAATTACCAACTAAACAACAAATTGAACTCGGAAGACAAATAAGCCCTTCGCTGTCTATCTTTCCAGAAAAAGGTTCTATAACAAAAAAAGATAATATTATTTTTGTAAAACTCAGTGAATAGGTTATTCAAACATAACTTATAGTATGAACTTAACAAATCTTAATTAAAACTTGAAATAATAATTTTTATTTACTAAGGTTAATAAACCATACTTTATTAATTATCTATAACCAAATAATGAATTTTAAAAAGCGTGCTTTTATTTTTGGTTCTCTATCTGGAATCTTTTGGGGACTTGACTATACATTAGCAGGTCAAGTACATACCTTATTGACTATGACATTCTTAGTATCAATGTGGCTTACATCAGTCCATGATTTAGGTGTTGCAGCAACAATAGCAGCTATATCAACTTCATCTGTAAAAAGAATCAAAGACTTAAAGCTTTGGCAAATTATAAGTATTTGTTGTATCCCTTTATTAGGTGGTTTTGCTATGACGATGTATATGCTCTCAACACGAGATATCGCGACGGGAACTGCAATTATTATATCATCTTGCTATCCAGCTGTAGGAATGATTGGAGCAAGAATTTTTCTTAAAGAATCTCTAACAACGTTCAAAATAGTTGGTTTTACAATAGTTATAATTGGTATAACTCTTACAGCCACGAATCAGCTCTATGATAAGAGTAATAGCTTTGTCGGTCTTAGTTTTGCAATTTTAGCTGCTATATTTTGGGGTCTTGAAGGAGTTATATATAAAATGCTGCTTAATGCTAATATAGCAATAAATACTTTACTATTTTTACGTAAGATCTCAACAATAATAATTTTTCTACCTTTTACTTGGGCAATAATTCATAGTGTTAATATCTTCATTTTACTTCTAACTTTGGCTATAGGTATTATTGGCTACATCGCTGATTTATCATATATGAAAGCTTTCAAACATTCTAATGTCACACTAGCGATGTCTCTAAATATTACATATATTATCTGGGGACCATTATTTGCATTGTTACTATTTGATCAAAATATTAATATAACAATTACCATAATTTGTGCTATTTTAATATTTTTAG containing:
- a CDS encoding DMT family transporter codes for the protein MNFKKRAFIFGSLSGIFWGLDYTLAGQVHTLLTMTFLVSMWLTSVHDLGVAATIAAISTSSVKRIKDLKLWQIISICCIPLLGGFAMTMYMLSTRDIATGTAIIISSCYPAVGMIGARIFLKESLTTFKIVGFTIVIIGITLTATNQLYDKSNSFVGLSFAILAAIFWGLEGVIYKMLLNANIAINTLLFLRKISTIIIFLPFTWAIIHSVNIFILLLTLAIGIIGYIADLSYMKAFKHSNVTLAMSLNITYIIWGPLFALLLFDQNINITITIICAILIFLGNFLIFKSKSVY
- a CDS encoding glucosyltransferase domain-containing protein, whose product is MKKLITDLRNLPNKLIYSIIVLFSLFIVIYTYFILSWSIGMDTELATYGLGNSEYLYPLHTQYFLLDRPILAIITYALGQVAIPYFTLLISMSLLFVSAIIWIVILTKKNFSIIETLVFCSFYLISPIYIFQFNFVNQAIGIGIGFVLASLAIYHFSLILNHDCEKFKSYIACIVYLFLSIGIYQSFIILFAEGVIFLLILEQLKNIRFCLKDIIYILTKISFVSFAALIGYLLISKLIYIFIGESHYLANVYEGWHSNSFLEVIKHLLVYFANILISPLSFTYVLAWLLLICFIRKFSLIIILALLGCLALPFAFAIFLGAPIPLRILFPIPLSIAIVMLLIFRATSKKKLLIAIVCLCLFVNFKQICQLTYSQNMVQKYNEYNLEYIYSILHDKFGNNLYHTPVVFIASPKADDSFYIKHIYSEPFYFNSDEDFLSNIFPDKMWQTSSINHRVYYFMQWLGLFYKLPTKQQIELGRQISPSLSIFPEKGSITKKDNIIFVKLSE
- a CDS encoding RNA pyrophosphohydrolase, with amino-acid sequence MIDKSGYRANVAIVLLNKQNRVFWGQRRNRTSWQFPQGGVAVGETPLQAMYRELYEEIGLRPQDVEVIASTRDWYKYNIPESLVRSREPVCIGQKQKWFLLRLKSSESIIDLDANDSPEFDNWRWVSYWYPINHVVYFKQEVYRKALTYFKEFID